The Haemophilus parainfluenzae genome window below encodes:
- a CDS encoding YgjV family protein, whose product MEFNFIELLGYLATFFVAVSFLFKSIVHLRVVNAIGAILFVIYSLIIKSYPVALLNAFLVFVNLYQLYRLKKEQPASKVLK is encoded by the coding sequence ATGGAATTTAATTTCATTGAATTATTAGGTTATTTGGCAACATTCTTTGTGGCTGTGTCTTTTTTATTTAAATCAATTGTTCATTTGAGAGTTGTTAATGCTATTGGGGCGATACTCTTTGTCATTTACAGTTTGATCATCAAATCTTATCCAGTTGCACTTCTAAACGCATTCTTAGTTTTCGTTAATTTGTATCAACTTTATCGTTTGAAAAAAGAGCAACCGGCATCAAAAGTGCTTAAATAA
- the azlC gene encoding azaleucine resistance protein AzlC, whose protein sequence is MSEVVTENPIKAAAKAAFPYSMPMLAGFLFLGIAYGIYMKALGFSVWFPVAMAALIYAGSVEFIAAAALVMPFSPLSVALVTLMVSGRQIFYAISMLEKYGVQLGKKRWYLISTLVDESFSLNYMAKIPDHLDKGWYMFFVSFYLHIYWVVGAGLGNLFGSIIPFDLKGVEFGMTALFLVIFAENWLKEKSHESSLLGLGVAFASLLIIGKEHFLVPTLISIWILLTVRRPKLSSKLEALK, encoded by the coding sequence ATGTCAGAAGTTGTGACAGAAAATCCCATCAAGGCCGCTGCAAAAGCGGCATTCCCTTACAGTATGCCGATGCTTGCTGGCTTTTTATTTTTAGGCATTGCATATGGCATTTACATGAAAGCACTTGGATTCAGTGTTTGGTTTCCTGTTGCAATGGCAGCTCTCATTTATGCGGGCTCCGTGGAATTTATTGCGGCTGCCGCACTCGTTATGCCTTTTTCGCCATTAAGTGTTGCATTGGTTACGCTGATGGTAAGTGGTCGTCAGATTTTTTATGCCATTTCCATGTTAGAAAAATATGGTGTTCAACTTGGGAAAAAACGTTGGTATTTAATTAGTACGCTAGTAGATGAAAGTTTTTCCCTAAACTATATGGCGAAGATCCCCGATCATTTAGATAAAGGCTGGTACATGTTCTTTGTTAGTTTTTATCTGCACATTTATTGGGTCGTCGGTGCGGGATTAGGCAACCTATTTGGTTCAATCATTCCTTTTGATTTAAAAGGGGTAGAGTTTGGGATGACAGCACTTTTCCTCGTAATCTTTGCTGAAAATTGGCTAAAAGAAAAATCTCATGAAAGCTCATTATTAGGTTTAGGCGTAGCTTTTGCATCACTGTTAATTATTGGGAAAGAACACTTTTTAGTGCCAACGCTAATTAGTATCTGGATTCTATTAACGGTACGACGTCCTAAACTTTCATCTAAATTGGAGGCACTAAAATGA
- a CDS encoding site-specific recombinase: protein MIKPDTLPQFLRNKVEENDAFGLVEGLCQLLRSSPTEKISPTLHLFKFILKNDKELGCSVSKLLCGWLCGLRLYPLFISSGILTRGGFGQEMKTRIYERFNPSFKDINDLRDIFYLLFSDKNDARWIDAVPLKTWRGVFGVLTRYTEQKDRERLKNHIESEGLFAIEMLSIWIAAEDMDPELMRMEPSLLNADSPFAALHHEVVNWLQARRQSTVFDDSHLQVMFSQCKKLVERLQKRGAVVGSSLNTAYLLERLSQTLERLETLMAIFVSNRYLPRRILLLTGCFARAAAEKHSITRLWKQSSRLISRSITQNAGDHGEHYITRDKKEYWTMFYSAAGGGVLIALMALFKIYLGSIIDDKVWKGIAEGLNYGLGFMVIFMLHFTVATKQPAMTAARFAEAVEKTPQGKSVNMKLAQLLVDVFRSQSIAVLGNVLIAMGLAALIAFGYQYKTAEPLMNADQIAYQLHSIDPFAGTLWFAAIAGVWLFCSGIISGYFDNRSNYLNMRMRLTQHPLLKKLMSEKSRVKFANYMHENYGSLIGNLCFGMLLGITGVVGYLTHLPLDIRHVAFSSANVGYIAVSGQFTYSLFLQCIGFVLLIGLVNLIVSFSLTLWIALRSLNAEIESWWPIWYEVCQIVKKRPLSLFLPVQLDK from the coding sequence ATGATAAAACCAGATACTTTACCGCAATTTTTGCGTAATAAAGTCGAGGAAAATGATGCCTTTGGTCTTGTGGAAGGGCTGTGTCAATTATTACGTAGTAGCCCTACAGAAAAAATTTCTCCAACCTTACATCTATTTAAGTTTATCTTAAAGAACGACAAAGAATTAGGCTGTTCTGTTTCGAAATTATTATGTGGTTGGTTATGTGGTTTACGTCTTTACCCGTTGTTTATTAGCAGTGGTATTCTTACGCGTGGCGGTTTTGGGCAAGAAATGAAAACGCGTATTTATGAGCGTTTTAACCCCTCTTTTAAAGATATTAATGATTTACGTGATATTTTTTATTTATTGTTTAGCGATAAAAATGATGCGCGCTGGATTGATGCCGTCCCATTAAAAACGTGGCGAGGTGTATTTGGCGTTTTAACCCGTTATACAGAACAAAAAGATCGGGAACGTTTAAAAAATCATATTGAAAGTGAAGGGCTTTTTGCCATTGAGATGCTTTCAATTTGGATTGCAGCTGAAGATATGGATCCTGAACTGATGCGAATGGAACCCTCTCTGTTGAATGCTGATTCCCCTTTTGCGGCATTGCACCATGAAGTGGTGAATTGGTTACAGGCGCGCCGCCAATCAACCGTTTTTGATGATAGCCATTTACAGGTAATGTTTAGCCAATGTAAAAAATTGGTTGAGCGTTTGCAAAAACGTGGAGCAGTGGTGGGCTCTTCTTTAAATACGGCTTATTTATTGGAGCGTCTTTCTCAGACCTTAGAACGATTAGAAACCTTGATGGCGATTTTTGTTTCAAATCGCTATTTACCACGCCGAATATTGTTATTAACCGGCTGTTTTGCTCGAGCTGCAGCAGAAAAACATAGCATCACCCGATTATGGAAACAAAGCTCAAGATTAATTTCACGTAGCATTACCCAAAATGCGGGCGACCATGGCGAGCACTACATTACGCGAGATAAAAAAGAGTATTGGACAATGTTTTATTCTGCGGCAGGTGGTGGTGTATTAATTGCACTGATGGCGCTATTTAAAATCTATCTAGGTAGCATTATTGATGACAAAGTCTGGAAAGGAATTGCCGAAGGCTTAAATTACGGCTTAGGTTTTATGGTGATCTTTATGTTGCATTTTACGGTAGCGACGAAACAACCAGCCATGACTGCAGCCCGTTTTGCTGAGGCTGTTGAGAAAACGCCTCAAGGTAAAAGCGTCAATATGAAATTAGCCCAATTATTAGTGGATGTATTTCGCTCTCAAAGTATTGCGGTGCTAGGTAATGTACTTATTGCGATGGGATTGGCTGCATTGATTGCTTTTGGTTACCAATATAAAACAGCTGAGCCGTTGATGAATGCTGATCAAATCGCTTATCAGTTGCATAGCATTGATCCTTTTGCGGGAACCTTATGGTTTGCAGCCATTGCGGGTGTATGGTTATTCTGTTCAGGGATTATTTCGGGCTATTTTGATAACCGCAGCAATTATTTGAATATGCGTATGCGTTTAACGCAACATCCGTTATTGAAAAAATTAATGTCTGAGAAATCTCGCGTTAAATTTGCTAATTATATGCATGAGAATTATGGCTCGCTTATCGGTAATCTTTGCTTTGGTATGCTGCTTGGTATTACGGGTGTGGTAGGTTACTTAACGCACCTTCCGTTAGATATTCGTCATGTGGCATTTTCATCTGCGAATGTAGGCTATATTGCTGTGAGTGGACAATTTACCTATTCATTGTTTTTACAATGTATTGGTTTTGTATTGTTGATTGGTTTAGTGAATTTAATTGTCAGCTTTTCATTAACGCTTTGGATTGCACTGCGTTCTTTGAATGCGGAAATTGAGAGCTGGTGGCCAATTTGGTATGAAGTTTGCCAAATTGTGAAAAAACGGCCATTGAGCTTATTTCTTCCTGTTCAATTAGATAAATAA
- a CDS encoding branched-chain amino acid transporter permease: MTLMEQIITIVICIFCVQFTRLLPFWIFPANRPIPEYIRYLGKVLPASMFGMLVVYCYKNVDVLSSYHGLPDFIAGALVLGLHFWKKNMFLSISAGTIFYMFLVQKVFI; encoded by the coding sequence ATGACATTGATGGAACAGATTATCACCATTGTGATTTGTATTTTTTGCGTGCAATTTACCCGCTTGTTGCCTTTCTGGATCTTTCCTGCAAATCGCCCTATTCCAGAATATATCCGTTATCTCGGCAAAGTATTACCTGCCTCGATGTTTGGAATGTTAGTAGTGTATTGCTATAAAAATGTGGATGTGTTGAGTAGTTATCACGGCTTGCCCGATTTTATTGCGGGAGCTTTGGTGTTGGGATTGCATTTCTGGAAAAAGAATATGTTTCTTTCCATCTCAGCAGGCACAATTTTTTATATGTTTTTAGTGCAAAAAGTCTTTATCTAA
- a CDS encoding AEC family transporter, protein MDITFLLGTKIIELTLIVLIGYGLVKSKLLKSEDSKPLSMIGLYVISPAVMIEAFQIDYTPEILQGLQLSLLMAVFLQGILIIIGSLLKRLLNLDPIEHATSIYSNSGNLIIPIVMSLFGKEWVIYASCFIVVQTFLFWTHCRLIIVGKGNLSLKAIAKNINIWSILVGAFLFAFQIKLPNIINGTLSSIGLFIGPNAMLVAGMLIAAIPLKSIVSSKRIYLVTLLRLLIIPLVLLVLIKLIGFVHWIENGEVIVLISFLATTSPSASTVTQMAVIYNNNPQKASAIYGITTLLCMFTMPLVIALYQMWG, encoded by the coding sequence ATGGATATCACTTTTTTACTCGGTACTAAAATTATTGAACTGACACTCATTGTGCTTATTGGCTACGGGTTGGTTAAATCAAAATTATTAAAATCAGAAGATAGCAAGCCGCTTTCCATGATTGGGCTTTATGTCATCAGCCCAGCTGTGATGATTGAAGCATTTCAAATTGATTACACACCTGAAATTCTACAAGGTTTGCAGCTTTCACTACTTATGGCCGTGTTTCTTCAGGGTATTCTGATTATTATTGGCAGTCTGTTAAAGCGCCTATTAAACCTTGATCCTATTGAGCATGCCACTTCGATTTATTCCAATTCTGGCAACTTAATTATTCCGATTGTGATGTCGCTATTCGGTAAAGAATGGGTCATTTACGCTAGTTGCTTTATTGTGGTTCAAACCTTTCTATTTTGGACACATTGCCGTTTGATTATTGTAGGAAAGGGAAATTTATCGCTGAAGGCGATTGCCAAAAATATCAATATTTGGTCAATTCTCGTTGGCGCATTTTTATTTGCTTTTCAAATTAAGTTGCCAAACATTATCAATGGCACACTCTCTTCTATTGGGTTATTTATTGGTCCGAATGCCATGCTTGTTGCGGGGATGTTAATTGCCGCAATTCCATTAAAAAGCATTGTTTCATCTAAGCGCATTTATTTAGTCACACTATTGCGCTTGTTGATTATTCCGCTTGTGTTGTTGGTATTAATAAAGCTTATTGGCTTTGTACACTGGATTGAAAACGGTGAAGTGATTGTGTTGATTAGCTTTTTGGCTACCACGAGTCCTTCAGCTTCGACAGTGACACAAATGGCGGTGATTTATAACAACAATCCACAAAAAGCTAGCGCCATTTATGGGATAACGACGCTGCTTTGTATGTTTACTATGCCACTGGTGATTGCGTTATATCAAATGTGGGGGTAA
- the fbpC gene encoding ferric ABC transporter ATP-binding protein — MSNNDFLVLKNITKSFGKSTVIDNLDLTIKRGTMVTLLGPSGCGKTTVLRLVAGLENPTSGQIFIDGEDVTKSSIQNRDICIVFQSYALFPHMSIGDNVGYGLRMQGVSKEERAKRVKEALELVDLAGFEDRFVDQISGGQQQRVALARALVLKPKVLLFDEPLSNLDANLRRSMREKIRELQQSLGITSLYVTHDQTEAFAVSDEVIVMNKGKIMQKAPAKELYLRPNSLFLANFMGESSIFEGKLENNTIDVNGYKLPLSNAAQFNLSDGECLVGVRPEAIYLKAEGEAAQQCEIKSAVYMGNHWEVVAIWAGKELLINTKPEDFNANLKQAYVNFSEQGIFLLKKEK; from the coding sequence ATGAGTAATAATGATTTCTTAGTATTAAAAAATATCACTAAATCTTTTGGTAAATCCACAGTCATTGATAATTTAGATTTAACCATTAAACGTGGCACCATGGTGACCTTATTAGGTCCATCTGGTTGTGGTAAAACCACCGTGTTACGTTTAGTGGCAGGCTTAGAAAATCCAACTTCAGGTCAAATTTTTATCGATGGTGAAGATGTAACCAAATCATCTATTCAAAACCGTGATATTTGTATCGTATTCCAGTCTTACGCATTGTTTCCGCATATGAGTATCGGTGATAACGTAGGTTATGGTTTGCGTATGCAAGGGGTGAGCAAAGAAGAGCGCGCTAAACGTGTAAAAGAAGCGTTAGAGTTGGTTGACTTAGCTGGGTTTGAAGATCGTTTTGTGGATCAAATCTCGGGTGGTCAACAACAACGTGTAGCATTAGCACGTGCGTTAGTATTAAAACCAAAAGTCTTACTTTTTGATGAACCATTAAGTAACTTGGATGCAAACTTACGTCGTTCTATGCGTGAAAAAATCCGTGAATTACAACAAAGTTTAGGTATTACCTCACTTTACGTAACGCACGACCAAACTGAAGCATTTGCGGTATCCGATGAAGTTATCGTCATGAATAAAGGTAAAATCATGCAAAAAGCGCCAGCAAAAGAGCTTTACTTGCGTCCGAATTCTTTATTCTTGGCAAACTTCATGGGCGAATCCAGCATCTTTGAAGGTAAATTGGAAAATAACACCATTGATGTGAATGGCTACAAATTGCCATTAAGTAATGCGGCGCAATTTAATTTATCAGACGGCGAATGTTTAGTGGGTGTACGTCCTGAAGCGATTTACTTAAAAGCAGAAGGCGAGGCAGCACAACAATGTGAAATTAAGAGTGCGGTCTATATGGGTAACCACTGGGAAGTGGTGGCGATTTGGGCAGGCAAAGAATTGCTCATTAACACCAAACCTGAAGACTTCAATGCTAATCTGAAACAAGCTTATGTGAACTTCTCTGAACAAGGCATTTTCTTGCTGAAGAAAGAGAAATAA